In Rhodoferax koreense, a genomic segment contains:
- a CDS encoding SGNH/GDSL hydrolase family protein, whose translation MAWNRMFGSGLAAGLMALVLTGCGGGGGGDQSPTVKFSALVSFGDSLSDVGSYRTPGIAAVGGGKYTVNGTDGQIWVERIASQLSLPAPCAAQTGLNASGQLAAFAGPVVDHPGCTGYAQGGSRVTNPIGPWNAALLASPDPDTAFEGQLGQLTVPVATQIATHLARSAGSFSGSELVLVMAGGNDVFSNLATVGVSTTPEQAATAMGTAGAELAALVKTQILAKGAKYVVVVNLPNVSLTPSTLAAEATAPGTKALTDTVTKAFNNQLAAGLAGTAGVVQVDAYAQSTDQTVNPAAYALSNVTTPACSSTSALNPLPGYSLTCTTASTLPVDVSHYLYADGVHPTPFGHSLLARLVSLGMSRAGWL comes from the coding sequence ATGGCTTGGAACAGGATGTTCGGCTCGGGGCTGGCGGCGGGACTGATGGCGCTGGTGCTGACGGGCTGCGGCGGTGGCGGCGGCGGGGACCAGTCGCCCACCGTCAAATTCTCGGCGCTGGTGTCGTTCGGCGACAGCCTGAGCGACGTCGGCAGCTACCGCACGCCGGGCATCGCCGCTGTGGGCGGCGGCAAATACACGGTGAACGGCACCGACGGCCAGATCTGGGTCGAGCGCATCGCCAGCCAGCTCTCCCTGCCAGCGCCTTGCGCCGCGCAGACCGGCCTCAACGCAAGCGGCCAGCTCGCCGCCTTCGCCGGCCCGGTGGTCGACCATCCGGGCTGCACCGGCTACGCCCAGGGCGGCTCGCGCGTGACCAATCCGATCGGGCCGTGGAATGCCGCACTGCTCGCCTCGCCCGATCCCGACACCGCCTTCGAGGGCCAGCTCGGCCAGCTCACGGTGCCGGTGGCCACCCAGATCGCCACCCACCTGGCACGCAGCGCAGGCAGCTTCAGCGGCAGCGAACTGGTGCTGGTGATGGCCGGCGGCAACGACGTGTTCAGCAACCTGGCCACGGTGGGGGTGAGTACCACGCCTGAACAGGCGGCCACCGCCATGGGCACGGCCGGCGCCGAGCTGGCAGCGCTGGTGAAGACGCAGATCCTGGCCAAGGGCGCGAAATACGTGGTGGTGGTCAACCTGCCCAACGTGAGCCTCACGCCCAGCACCCTGGCCGCCGAGGCCACGGCGCCCGGCACCAAGGCACTGACCGATACCGTCACCAAGGCCTTCAACAACCAGCTGGCCGCGGGCCTGGCGGGCACGGCCGGGGTGGTGCAGGTCGATGCCTATGCGCAGAGCACCGACCAGACCGTCAACCCCGCCGCCTACGCGCTCTCCAACGTCACCACGCCGGCCTGCAGCAGCACGTCGGCGCTGAACCCGCTGCCCGGCTATTCGCTGACCTGCACCACGGCCAGCACGCTGCCGGTCGACGTGTCGCATTACCTGTACGCCGACGGCGTGCACCCGACGCCGTTCGGCCACAGCCTGCTGGCACGGCTGGTGTCGCTGGGCATGTCTCGCGCCGGCTGGCTCTGA
- a CDS encoding OmpW/AlkL family protein, with protein sequence MKPHPTWVLATLVLAATATATAQAQTTGNWMLRGGFTRITPDVDSGDLSAPSIPGTKVDVGSSTRLSGGVSYMLTPNVSLDFPLSLPFTQDITGDGAIAGAGKIGDIRSLPITLLAQYRFFEPTARLRPYLGLGPTYAKLYKAHGSATLSGLTGGSPSQPTLLSADSRWGMTLQVGATVAIDDHWYVDGFVSKTLLRTTATLSTGQSIGLKLNPTAVQLGLGYRF encoded by the coding sequence ATGAAACCTCACCCCACCTGGGTCCTTGCAACGCTGGTCCTGGCCGCCACGGCCACGGCCACGGCGCAGGCACAGACCACCGGCAACTGGATGCTGCGTGGCGGCTTCACCCGCATCACGCCCGACGTCGACAGCGGCGATCTCAGCGCCCCCAGCATTCCCGGCACCAAGGTCGACGTGGGCAGCAGCACCCGGCTGTCGGGCGGTGTGAGCTACATGCTGACCCCCAACGTCTCGCTCGACTTCCCGCTGTCATTGCCGTTCACGCAGGACATCACGGGCGACGGCGCCATCGCCGGGGCGGGCAAGATCGGCGACATCCGCTCCCTGCCGATCACGCTGCTGGCGCAATACCGCTTCTTCGAACCCACGGCCCGCTTGCGCCCCTACCTGGGCCTCGGTCCGACCTATGCGAAGCTCTACAAGGCCCACGGCTCGGCCACGCTCAGCGGCCTGACCGGCGGCTCGCCCAGCCAGCCCACCCTGCTGTCCGCCGACTCGCGCTGGGGCATGACCCTGCAGGTCGGCGCCACGGTGGCCATCGACGACCACTGGTACGTGGATGGCTTCGTGAGCAAGACGCTGCTGCGCACCACCGCCACCCTGTCCACCGGCCAGAGCATCGGCCTGAAGCTGAACCCGACCGCGGTGCAGTTGGGGTTGGGCTACCGGTTTTGA
- a CDS encoding SGNH/GDSL hydrolase family protein: MTLFSLRRAILVAACASAALLTACGSGSTENALSPSRFVVFGDGFSDVGQTGAVYSVNDGSVDTWPQQMAARFGLTIAPSSSGGTGYARVNARVTNKPDAAGVSTTLTMTEQIDSFLASNTIGGSDVMVLSAGVADVVAQMNAVTAGSQTEAQMTANLQQTGKDLGAQVRRLVNAGAKQVIVVGPYNVGRSPWATAINRVSLLTDVSNKFNDALLVSIVDLGSNVLYVDAAYYLNLVTGEPTSYSLINSSTVVCNSVDAGVGIGTGTGQINSALCNTGTVGALAYNSYVFADQLFFTPVVNRLFGDYAYSKVRDRF; the protein is encoded by the coding sequence ATGACCTTATTCAGCTTGCGACGCGCCATCCTGGTCGCGGCCTGCGCCTCGGCCGCCCTACTGACTGCCTGCGGCTCCGGCTCCACGGAAAATGCGCTCTCGCCGAGCCGCTTCGTCGTCTTTGGCGATGGGTTTTCCGACGTCGGCCAGACCGGGGCGGTCTACAGCGTGAACGACGGCTCGGTCGATACCTGGCCGCAGCAGATGGCTGCCCGTTTCGGGCTGACCATTGCCCCTTCCAGCAGCGGTGGCACCGGCTACGCCCGCGTCAATGCGCGCGTCACGAACAAACCCGACGCCGCAGGTGTCAGCACCACGCTGACGATGACCGAACAGATCGACAGCTTCCTCGCTTCCAACACCATCGGCGGCAGCGACGTGATGGTGCTGTCGGCCGGTGTCGCCGACGTGGTGGCGCAGATGAACGCGGTGACGGCCGGCAGCCAGACCGAAGCGCAGATGACCGCGAACCTGCAGCAAACCGGCAAGGACCTGGGCGCGCAGGTGCGCCGCCTCGTGAACGCCGGCGCCAAGCAGGTGATCGTGGTCGGCCCCTACAACGTGGGCCGCTCGCCCTGGGCCACGGCCATCAACAGGGTCAGCCTGCTGACCGACGTCTCCAACAAGTTCAACGACGCCTTGCTGGTGTCCATCGTCGACCTCGGCTCCAACGTGCTGTACGTCGACGCGGCCTATTACCTGAACCTGGTAACGGGCGAGCCGACCTCCTATTCGCTGATCAACTCCTCCACCGTGGTCTGCAACTCGGTGGATGCCGGCGTGGGCATCGGCACCGGCACCGGCCAGATCAATTCCGCGCTGTGCAATACCGGCACCGTCGGCGCCTTGGCCTACAACAGCTATGTCTTTGCCGACCAGCTGTTCTTCACGCCGGTGGTGAACCGGCTGTTCGGCGACTATGCCTACAGCAAGGTCCGAGACCGGTTCTAA
- a CDS encoding GNAT family N-acetyltransferase, producing MTACNAPPRPEHPEGPDRLSIRDFRPGDEAALRDVFFTAVHGLASRHYNPAQVTAWAPVHYDALAWAARLQANRPFVAEIDGQAAGFADLQDSGYIDQFFVAAAFAGRGVGQALMAHILASAGQRRIGVVWANVSLRAEAFFAHHGFAVERRQVVQRRGVRLRNARMTLRIDP from the coding sequence GTGACCGCCTGCAACGCGCCGCCGCGGCCTGAGCACCCCGAAGGCCCCGACCGCCTGTCGATCCGCGATTTCCGGCCCGGCGACGAAGCCGCGCTGCGCGACGTCTTCTTCACGGCGGTGCATGGGCTGGCCAGCCGCCACTACAACCCGGCCCAGGTCACGGCCTGGGCGCCCGTGCACTACGACGCCCTGGCCTGGGCGGCGCGCCTGCAGGCCAACCGGCCCTTCGTGGCCGAGATCGATGGCCAGGCCGCCGGTTTCGCCGATCTGCAGGATTCGGGCTACATCGACCAGTTCTTCGTGGCCGCCGCCTTTGCCGGGCGCGGCGTCGGCCAGGCATTGATGGCGCACATCCTGGCATCCGCCGGGCAGCGCCGCATCGGCGTGGTCTGGGCCAATGTGAGCCTGCGCGCGGAGGCATTCTTTGCACACCATGGCTTCGCAGTGGAACGGCGCCAGGTGGTGCAGCGGCGCGGTGTGCGGCTGCGCAATGCGCGCATGACGCTGCGCATCGACCCGTGA
- a CDS encoding L-threonylcarbamoyladenylate synthase, translated as MILDGADPLAVLRAAQALARGDLLGLPTETVYGLAADAGSDTAVAQIFKAKGRPSDHPLIVHVAPAEGDAAVPAGVGHYAATVPGFAEKLIRAFWPGPLTLILPRRAGMGAAAAGGQDSIGLRCPSHPVCVAVLRQAADLGVFGVAAPSANQFGRVSPTTAAHVASEFGDALLVLDGGPCEVGIESTIVDCTRGVPVLLRPGAITRGQIEQACGQPLRGKDDMAAPDPRASGTLEAHYAPTAKVRLMTAAELQKALDLLGSEAGRTPGVAIAVYARSALVSLSPKVMLHAMPADAEGAARQLFADLRELDSCGVQLIWVETPPEAADWEGVRDRLQRAAAA; from the coding sequence ATGATTTTGGACGGCGCCGATCCGCTGGCCGTGTTGCGCGCTGCGCAGGCCCTGGCCCGGGGCGACCTGCTTGGGCTGCCGACCGAGACCGTGTATGGCCTCGCCGCCGATGCGGGCAGTGACACGGCCGTGGCCCAGATCTTCAAGGCCAAGGGCCGGCCCAGCGACCATCCGCTGATCGTGCACGTGGCGCCGGCCGAGGGCGATGCGGCCGTGCCGGCCGGTGTCGGCCATTACGCGGCCACCGTGCCCGGCTTCGCCGAAAAACTGATCCGTGCCTTCTGGCCCGGCCCGCTGACGCTGATCCTGCCGCGCCGCGCGGGCATGGGCGCGGCGGCGGCGGGCGGGCAAGACTCGATCGGCCTGCGCTGCCCCTCGCACCCGGTGTGCGTGGCCGTGCTGCGCCAGGCGGCCGATCTGGGCGTATTCGGCGTGGCGGCTCCCAGCGCCAACCAGTTCGGCCGCGTGAGCCCGACCACGGCCGCGCACGTCGCCAGCGAATTCGGCGATGCGTTGCTGGTGCTCGACGGCGGCCCCTGCGAGGTCGGCATCGAATCCACCATCGTCGACTGCACGCGCGGCGTGCCGGTGCTGTTGCGCCCCGGTGCCATCACGCGGGGGCAGATCGAGCAGGCCTGCGGCCAGCCGCTGCGCGGCAAGGACGACATGGCCGCGCCGGACCCGCGCGCCTCGGGCACGCTGGAGGCGCACTACGCGCCCACGGCCAAGGTCCGGCTGATGACGGCCGCCGAACTGCAGAAGGCGCTCGACCTGCTCGGCAGCGAAGCGGGGCGCACGCCCGGCGTGGCCATCGCCGTCTACGCGCGCAGTGCACTCGTGAGTCTTTCGCCCAAGGTGATGCTGCACGCCATGCCGGCCGACGCCGAAGGCGCGGCGCGGCAGTTGTTCGCCGATCTGCGCGAACTCGACAGCTGCGGCGTGCAGTTGATCTGGGTCGAAACGCCGCCCGAAGCCGCCGACTGGGAGGGTGTGCGTGACCGCCTGCAACGCGCCGCCGCGGCCTGA
- a CDS encoding 5-(carboxyamino)imidazole ribonucleotide synthase, with product MSASFDRILPGATLGVMGGGQLGRMFVHAAQSMGYFTAVLDPDVSSPAGRVSHHHIRADYLDPQGLAQLSAVCDAITTEFENVPAPALAALAKSRPVAPDAAAVGIAQDRAQEKAHFVRCGVPCAPYAVIDSAEALAAVPTELLPGILKTARMGYDGKGQVRVADAATLAAAWAQFKHVTCVLEKMLPLAAECSVIVARGRDGAMVHLPPQRNLHREGILAVTEVYEGNLPLAQMASAVTAAKSIAEGLAYVGVLCVEFFLLQDGALVVNEIAPRPHNSGHYSMDACDVSQFELQVRTLAGLPLVTPRQHSPAIMLNLLGDLWFDANGVRPAAVTAPTAPPWAEVLALPGTHLHLYGKLEAKPGRKMGHLNITGATVEEVRATALQASQLLGLDAF from the coding sequence ATGAGTGCCTCCTTCGACCGAATCCTCCCCGGCGCCACGCTCGGCGTGATGGGCGGCGGCCAGCTGGGCCGCATGTTCGTGCACGCGGCGCAAAGCATGGGCTATTTCACCGCCGTGCTCGACCCGGACGTGTCGAGCCCCGCCGGCCGCGTGAGCCACCACCACATCCGCGCCGACTACCTGGACCCGCAAGGGCTGGCGCAGCTCTCGGCCGTTTGCGATGCGATCACCACCGAATTCGAGAACGTGCCCGCGCCCGCGCTGGCCGCGCTGGCGAAGAGCCGGCCGGTTGCGCCCGATGCCGCCGCCGTCGGCATCGCGCAGGACCGCGCCCAGGAGAAGGCGCACTTCGTGCGCTGCGGCGTGCCGTGTGCGCCGTACGCGGTGATCGACAGCGCCGAGGCGCTGGCCGCCGTGCCAACCGAGCTGCTGCCCGGCATCCTGAAGACCGCGCGCATGGGCTACGACGGCAAGGGCCAGGTGCGTGTGGCGGATGCTGCCACGCTGGCCGCCGCTTGGGCCCAGTTCAAGCACGTGACCTGCGTGCTCGAGAAGATGCTGCCGCTGGCCGCCGAATGCTCGGTGATCGTGGCGCGCGGCCGCGACGGCGCCATGGTGCACCTGCCGCCGCAACGCAACCTGCACCGCGAGGGCATCCTCGCCGTCACCGAAGTTTATGAAGGAAATCTGCCGCTGGCGCAGATGGCGTCAGCGGTGACTGCTGCCAAATCGATAGCAGAAGGCCTGGCCTACGTCGGGGTGCTCTGCGTCGAATTCTTCCTGCTGCAGGACGGCGCGCTGGTGGTCAACGAGATCGCGCCGCGCCCGCACAACAGCGGCCACTACAGCATGGATGCGTGCGATGTGTCCCAGTTCGAGCTGCAGGTGCGCACGCTCGCCGGCCTGCCGCTGGTGACGCCGCGCCAGCACAGCCCCGCCATCATGCTGAACCTGCTCGGAGACCTGTGGTTCGATGCGAATGGCGTGCGCCCCGCGGCGGTGACGGCGCCGACCGCGCCGCCCTGGGCCGAGGTGCTGGCCCTGCCCGGCACGCATCTGCACCTGTACGGCAAGCTCGAAGCCAAGCCCGGCCGCAAGATGGGCCACCTCAACATCACCGGCGCCACGGTGGAAGAAGTGCGTGCCACCGCGCTGCAGGCTTCGCAACTGCTCGGCCTGGACGCTTTTTGA
- the purE gene encoding 5-(carboxyamino)imidazole ribonucleotide mutase → MTVQIGVVMGSSSDWDTMQHAVQILQEFGIAHEARVVSAHRMPDDMFAYAEAAAGRGLQAIIAGAGGAAHLPGMLAAKTTVPVLGVPVASRHLQGVDSLHSIVQMPKGIPVATFAIGTAGAANAALFAVALLANHDPALRAKLEAFRSAQTEVARNMTLPPA, encoded by the coding sequence ATGACCGTTCAGATTGGCGTGGTAATGGGCTCCAGCAGCGACTGGGACACGATGCAGCACGCCGTACAGATTCTCCAGGAGTTCGGCATCGCGCACGAGGCCCGCGTGGTTTCGGCGCACCGCATGCCCGACGACATGTTCGCCTACGCCGAAGCCGCCGCAGGCCGCGGCCTGCAGGCCATCATCGCCGGCGCGGGCGGCGCGGCGCACCTGCCGGGCATGCTGGCCGCCAAGACCACGGTGCCCGTGCTGGGCGTGCCGGTGGCAAGCCGTCACCTGCAAGGCGTGGATTCGCTGCACAGCATCGTGCAGATGCCCAAGGGCATTCCGGTGGCCACGTTCGCCATCGGCACGGCGGGTGCGGCCAATGCGGCGCTGTTCGCCGTGGCGTTGCTGGCCAACCACGACCCGGCCTTGCGCGCCAAGCTGGAGGCCTTCCGCTCGGCGCAGACCGAAGTCGCGCGCAACATGACCCTTCCTCCGGCATGA
- the trxA gene encoding thioredoxin: MIDVTIQNFENEVIAASMQTPVLVDFWAPWCGPCKVIGPILEKLETEYAGRFKLVKIDSDQEQQLAQAFGIRSIPTCILVMNGQPVDGFTGAQVESKVREFLDKHVPEGDGLGLMPSEAEEAQALLESGDTDAALMKLQEALAVNPANDDARYDYVKLLIASGYLEEAGPALQPALVQIPVQIRFDALSQWLNALHFVAHDARRDWSVGQFDAKIAENKRDFETRFAKSRVLMSRGEWTEAMDELLEIIMRDRKWEDEAPRKAYVAILELLTPPKPKADAAATGKSAGGIELMGQAAMQQDETTTLLNSYRRKLSMALN; encoded by the coding sequence ATGATCGACGTCACAATCCAAAATTTCGAAAACGAGGTCATCGCCGCCTCGATGCAGACCCCGGTGCTGGTCGACTTCTGGGCGCCTTGGTGCGGCCCGTGCAAGGTCATCGGCCCCATCCTCGAAAAACTCGAGACCGAATACGCGGGCCGCTTCAAGCTGGTGAAGATCGACTCCGACCAGGAACAACAGCTGGCCCAGGCCTTCGGCATCCGCAGCATCCCGACCTGCATCCTGGTGATGAACGGCCAGCCGGTGGATGGTTTCACCGGCGCCCAGGTCGAGAGCAAGGTGCGCGAATTCCTCGACAAACACGTGCCCGAAGGCGACGGCCTGGGCCTCATGCCCAGCGAAGCCGAGGAGGCCCAGGCCCTGCTCGAATCCGGGGACACCGACGCCGCGCTGATGAAGCTGCAGGAAGCGCTGGCCGTGAACCCCGCCAACGACGACGCGCGCTACGACTACGTGAAGCTGCTGATCGCCAGCGGCTACCTCGAGGAAGCCGGCCCGGCGCTGCAGCCGGCGCTGGTGCAGATCCCGGTGCAGATCCGTTTCGACGCGTTGTCGCAATGGCTGAATGCTCTGCATTTCGTAGCACACGACGCCCGTCGCGATTGGTCGGTCGGCCAATTCGATGCCAAGATCGCCGAGAACAAGCGCGATTTCGAAACCCGCTTCGCGAAGAGCCGCGTGCTGATGTCGCGCGGCGAATGGACCGAGGCCATGGACGAGCTGCTGGAGATCATCATGCGCGACCGCAAGTGGGAAGACGAGGCGCCGCGCAAGGCCTACGTGGCCATCCTGGAACTGCTCACCCCGCCCAAGCCCAAGGCCGATGCGGCCGCGACCGGCAAGAGCGCCGGCGGCATCGAACTCATGGGCCAGGCCGCGATGCAGCAGGACGAAACCACGACGCTGCTCAACAGCTACCGGCGCAAGCTCAGCATGGCGCTGAACTGA
- a CDS encoding phosphoribosylaminoimidazolesuccinocarboxamide synthase codes for MTTSAPSLHTSSLKSLPLLARGKVRDNYAVGTDRILMVASDRLSAFDVIMGEPIPGKGVLLTQMALFWFDKLGHLVPNHLTGEAPESVVAPDEVAQVTGRSMLVKRLKPIPVEAVVRGYLAGSGWQEYQQNQAVCGVALPPGLKNASRLPAPIFTPAAKAEAGEHDENITFEKVVEIVGPDLAARIRDISIAIYLAASDIARAKGIIIADTKFEFGLDEHGTLHLMDEVLTPDSSRFWPAESYREGSNPPSYDKQFVRDWLEQALVDGKPWSKTPPAPRLPKEVVEKTAAKYQEAWDRLKG; via the coding sequence ATGACCACTTCCGCCCCGTCCCTCCACACCTCCTCCCTCAAATCCCTGCCGCTGCTGGCGCGCGGCAAGGTGCGCGACAACTATGCCGTGGGCACCGACCGCATCCTGATGGTGGCCAGCGACCGGTTGTCCGCGTTCGACGTGATCATGGGCGAGCCGATTCCCGGCAAGGGGGTGCTGCTGACGCAGATGGCGTTGTTCTGGTTCGACAAGCTCGGCCATCTGGTGCCCAACCACCTCACCGGCGAGGCCCCCGAAAGCGTCGTCGCGCCTGACGAAGTGGCGCAGGTGACCGGTCGTTCCATGCTGGTCAAGCGCCTCAAGCCGATTCCGGTCGAAGCCGTGGTACGCGGCTACCTGGCCGGCAGCGGCTGGCAGGAATACCAGCAGAACCAGGCCGTCTGCGGCGTGGCGCTGCCGCCCGGCCTGAAGAACGCCAGCCGGCTGCCCGCGCCGATCTTCACGCCGGCGGCCAAGGCCGAAGCCGGCGAACACGACGAGAACATCACCTTCGAGAAAGTCGTCGAGATCGTCGGTCCCGATCTGGCCGCCCGCATCCGCGACATCAGCATCGCGATCTACCTCGCGGCCAGCGACATCGCCCGTGCCAAGGGCATCATCATTGCCGACACCAAGTTCGAATTCGGGCTGGACGAGCACGGCACGCTGCACCTGATGGACGAGGTGCTCACCCCCGATTCCTCGCGCTTCTGGCCTGCCGAAAGCTACCGGGAAGGCAGCAATCCGCCGAGCTACGACAAGCAGTTCGTGCGCGACTGGCTGGAGCAGGCCCTGGTCGACGGCAAGCCCTGGAGCAAGACCCCGCCCGCGCCGCGGCTGCCGAAGGAAGTGGTGGAGAAGACGGCCGCCAAGTACCAGGAAGCCTGGGACCGCCTGAAGGGTTGA
- the fba gene encoding class II fructose-bisphosphate aldolase (catalyzes the reversible aldol condensation of dihydroxyacetonephosphate and glyceraldehyde 3-phosphate in the Calvin cycle, glycolysis, and/or gluconeogenesis) yields the protein MALVSMRELLDHAALNGYGIPAFNVNNLEQVQAVMSAAHEVGAPVILQASAGARKYAGEPFVKHLIEAAIETWPNVPLVMHQDHGQSPDVCRGAIDLGFSSVMMDGSLQADGKTIASYDYNVEVTQKVADMAHRVGVTVEGELGMLGSLETMRGDKEDGHGTDATMTRDQLLTDPEQAADFVKRTQIDALAIAIGTSHGAYKFTRKPTGDILAIDRIKEIHRRIPNTHLVMHGSSSVPQNLLEEIRKYGGAMKETYGVPVEEIQEAIKHGVRKINIDTDIRLAMTAAIRKFFFENPEKFDPREYLKPAREAAKAIARQRYVEFGCEGQGSKIKGESLQVVAGKYAKGELAQVVA from the coding sequence ATGGCACTTGTTTCGATGCGCGAACTGCTGGACCACGCGGCCCTCAACGGCTACGGCATTCCGGCCTTTAACGTCAACAACCTGGAGCAGGTGCAGGCCGTGATGTCCGCCGCCCATGAAGTCGGCGCCCCGGTCATCCTGCAGGCCAGCGCCGGCGCTCGCAAATACGCGGGCGAACCCTTCGTCAAGCACCTGATCGAAGCCGCCATCGAAACCTGGCCCAACGTGCCGCTGGTGATGCACCAGGACCACGGCCAGAGCCCCGACGTCTGCCGCGGCGCCATCGACCTGGGCTTCAGCTCGGTGATGATGGACGGCTCGCTGCAGGCCGACGGCAAGACCATCGCCAGCTACGACTACAACGTGGAAGTCACGCAGAAGGTCGCCGACATGGCGCACCGCGTCGGCGTCACCGTCGAGGGCGAACTCGGCATGCTCGGCTCGCTCGAGACCATGCGCGGCGACAAGGAAGACGGCCACGGCACCGACGCCACCATGACCCGCGACCAGCTGCTCACCGATCCCGAGCAGGCCGCCGACTTCGTCAAGCGCACGCAGATCGACGCCCTGGCCATCGCCATCGGCACCAGCCACGGCGCCTACAAGTTCACGCGCAAGCCCACGGGCGACATCCTGGCCATCGACCGCATCAAGGAAATCCACCGCCGCATCCCCAACACCCACCTGGTGATGCACGGCAGCTCCAGCGTGCCGCAGAACCTGCTGGAAGAGATCCGCAAATACGGCGGCGCCATGAAGGAAACCTACGGCGTGCCGGTCGAGGAAATCCAGGAAGCCATCAAGCACGGCGTGCGCAAGATCAACATCGACACCGACATCCGCCTGGCGATGACGGCCGCGATCCGCAAGTTCTTCTTCGAAAACCCCGAGAAGTTCGACCCGCGCGAATACCTCAAGCCCGCCCGCGAAGCCGCCAAGGCCATCGCCCGCCAGCGTTATGTGGAATTCGGCTGCGAAGGCCAGGGCAGCAAGATCAAGGGTGAAAGCCTGCAGGTCGTGGCCGGCAAGTACGCCAAGGGCGAGTTGGCGCAAGTCGTCGCTTGA
- a CDS encoding histidine kinase dimerization/phospho-acceptor domain-containing protein, with protein sequence MTRPSLSRHLLLWALGALFLVWGSFVVVAYRTGIHEADELTDGHLASAAAMLLNLREAQLMPSERSTSRIPMPGLRSHDYQQSLSIVVWNAQGALVNHTGEAPLPAFSAGEGFADLQLGMPPVAWRSFSQWDTDHGRKVMVLLAVQERDDLASDIAEQIAEPGMWLLPVVSLALGLAVWRGLRPLYRLSDDVARLDAAKAERLIARHPYREFDSVVHSINTLIDGQQAALLRERQLASEVAHELRTPLASLALQAKALQSPMAPDEHGQALQRVERDALKAGHVLAQLLALARASRSELAEAAQPVELQALAQRVAAEYAQAAWDGGQEIGVSDTGSVVVSGHPLPIEMALRNLVENALRHTPAGTVIEIQTGQDAGSAWLQVCDRAGEGTGQGAEPGAEAHAPRARSAESLGLGLKIVARVAEVHSGHFERLADAPDWRSCYRLSFAVAANAGER encoded by the coding sequence ATGACGCGCCCCTCGCTGAGCCGGCATCTGCTGCTGTGGGCGCTCGGCGCCCTGTTCCTGGTCTGGGGCAGCTTCGTGGTCGTGGCCTACCGCACCGGCATCCACGAGGCCGACGAGCTCACCGACGGCCATCTGGCCAGTGCTGCCGCCATGCTGCTCAACCTGCGCGAGGCCCAACTCATGCCGAGCGAACGCAGCACCTCGCGCATCCCCATGCCCGGGCTGCGCAGCCACGACTACCAGCAGTCGCTGAGCATCGTGGTCTGGAACGCGCAGGGCGCGCTCGTCAACCATACCGGCGAGGCACCCTTGCCTGCGTTCAGTGCCGGGGAGGGCTTCGCCGATCTGCAACTCGGCATGCCGCCGGTCGCGTGGCGCAGTTTTTCGCAGTGGGATACCGACCACGGACGCAAGGTGATGGTGTTGCTGGCCGTGCAGGAGCGCGACGACCTGGCCTCCGACATCGCCGAGCAGATCGCCGAGCCCGGCATGTGGCTGCTGCCGGTGGTGTCCCTGGCGCTCGGCCTGGCCGTCTGGCGCGGCCTGAGGCCGCTGTACCGCTTGTCGGACGACGTGGCGCGGCTCGACGCGGCCAAGGCCGAGCGGCTGATCGCGCGCCATCCGTACCGGGAGTTCGATTCGGTCGTGCATTCGATCAATACGCTGATCGACGGCCAGCAGGCCGCGTTGCTGCGCGAACGCCAGCTCGCCAGCGAAGTGGCGCACGAGTTGCGCACGCCGCTGGCCTCGCTCGCGCTGCAGGCCAAGGCGCTTCAGAGTCCGATGGCGCCCGACGAACACGGCCAGGCATTGCAACGGGTGGAGCGGGACGCGCTCAAGGCCGGCCACGTCCTCGCGCAGTTGCTGGCGCTGGCCCGTGCCAGCCGCAGCGAACTGGCCGAAGCCGCGCAGCCGGTGGAACTGCAGGCGTTGGCGCAGCGCGTCGCGGCCGAATATGCGCAGGCGGCCTGGGACGGCGGGCAGGAGATCGGCGTGAGCGATACCGGCAGCGTGGTCGTGTCCGGCCATCCGCTGCCGATCGAGATGGCGCTGCGCAACCTCGTGGAGAACGCCTTGCGGCATACGCCGGCGGGCACGGTGATCGAGATCCAGACCGGACAGGACGCCGGCTCGGCCTGGCTGCAGGTCTGCGACCGTGCCGGAGAAGGCACCGGACAGGGCGCCGAGCCTGGTGCCGAAGCCCATGCGCCCCGCGCCAGATCCGCCGAGAGCCTCGGCCTGGGCCTGAAGATCGTGGCCCGCGTGGCCGAGGTGCACAGCGGCCATTTCGAGCGGCTGGCGGACGCGCCGGATTGGCGCAGTTGTTACAGGCTGTCTTTCGCAGTGGCTGCCAATGCGGGGGAACGTTAA